From Micromonospora auratinigra:
CGATGAAGTGGGCGAAGTCGACGAACCGGTAGTGCCGCGCCAGTTCGGCCTCGGTCCGGGCCGGCAGGGGTGCGCCGTTGCGGCGGGCGATCGCCAGCAGGGTGCGGGGCCGGACGGTGCCCTCCAGGTGCACGTGCAGTTCGATCTTCGGCGCCGGCCTCACGCCGAGACCGGCACGTGCGCCCGCCGGCTCGGGGTCGGGGTGCCGACCAGGCCGGCGACCAGTCGTACCGGCTCGACCGAGAGCACCGGCGGGTCGGTGGGCTGCGGCGGGCGCAGCCGTACCGGCACCCGGTGCGGCTCAGACGGCGGATCCGGCACCGAGAACTCCGCCTGTCCGACCAGGTAGCTCTCCGGAACCTGGTCGACCAGGGCCGCCGAGGCGGTCCACCGGCTCTTCAGCAGCAGCATCCGGGCCCGGTACCGGCCGGGCGGCAGCCCCGCCGGCAGGCGTACGGGGCCGACCCCGACCACCGCCGTCCAGCGCGACGGCTCGGCCTCGACGTCGGCCGGCGCCACTCCCACCAGGACGGTGCCGGCCGGATCCGACAGCCCGGCCCGCACCACCGGGGTCAGCGCCGTCCCGGCGTCGTCGTCGACGGCGCGGGGCCGGGGCGCCGGCTGGATCAGCCAGCCGAGCAGCGTGCGCACCTGGCGGCGGAACTGCTCCGGTGGCACCCCCACGAGGCGGGTGAACTGGGTGGTGAAGCTGCCCACGCTGGTGTACCCGACCCGGCCGCTGATCGCCCCGACGGTGAGCCGGGAGTGCAGCAGCAGCCGCCGGGCCTGGGCCATCCGCAGCGCCGCGACGAAACGCGCCGGTGTCTCACCGGTGACGGTGCGGAAGACCCGATGGAAATGGAAGGGGCTGAACAGCGCGGTACGCGCCAGTTCGGCCAGTGGCAGGGCACCGCTCAGATCACCACGCATTCGTTCGATGGACCGGATCACCGCCAGGTGATGGCGATACCCGCACGGTCGTTCCACGGCAGAAGACATTGTTGCTCCCCCAGGTCCGGCGTCTCGCCGACGAAAACCGTCCCGTAGTCTCCGGCCGCCTCCTTGAAAAAATCTTGATTTTCATATAGCGCATCTTCGATCACTGTCGAGCTGCGGTCTCCGCCGGCGACCCTTCGCACCGGAGTCGCTGGTCAGCCGGAAGCGCGGGCGATCGCCGCGCGCGGCGACGGCGAGCCGGGCGGACCGGACGGCCGGGCCGTGAATGCCGTCCGGGCGACAGAGAGCAAGGTGCGAG
This genomic window contains:
- a CDS encoding helix-turn-helix domain-containing protein; protein product: MRGDLSGALPLAELARTALFSPFHFHRVFRTVTGETPARFVAALRMAQARRLLLHSRLTVGAISGRVGYTSVGSFTTQFTRLVGVPPEQFRRQVRTLLGWLIQPAPRPRAVDDDAGTALTPVVRAGLSDPAGTVLVGVAPADVEAEPSRWTAVVGVGPVRLPAGLPPGRYRARMLLLKSRWTASAALVDQVPESYLVGQAEFSVPDPPSEPHRVPVRLRPPQPTDPPVLSVEPVRLVAGLVGTPTPSRRAHVPVSA